From the Nematostella vectensis chromosome 7, jaNemVect1.1, whole genome shotgun sequence genome, the window AATGTGCACAGTGACAATGGGAGTGATTTCATTGAGTAGCCAACACTAGGGAAGAAGATAATCTTATATTAATTGCagaattaaagccgcattgtaaGCAGTTTACTTCCAATCGGTAACGTATCAATCTCTgggaaacgcgaaaaatatttcaaaattataaaagcagtctattggaagtttctttgaggatgttactgataatttagagaggatggcctgttaaatattgtggattctaatagattcttttgtctattGTCGTTTGAGGTTTCTGTTGGcactccggaagtaaactggtgacaatgctgctTACTTGGgccaggttcgaaccctggctttgactggggatttttccgggttcatgccttgattcaaatttgtgtcacaagtaaGTTAAAGTTATTCTCTCATGTTttcagtcttctcggataaggacactaaaccggaggtcccgtctcttcaagctgcattacactaacctgaaccgaagggatgcaaaagaaccactgaggacgcAATAGACCccctggcagtgaccacccttagtgacagtgcttactaacaatacacacacGGGGGCACTTGATGTGTGCAAAAATGCAACCCCTGCTTGAACAAGTTGCTAACTAAGGGAGGTGCTACTGGGGGGAGGCCACTTATTTTAAGGGAGGCAACTAATTCAAGCAATTACTCCATTACTTGAACTTAGATACCTGAATACATGTAACAACAAAGTGAGGCAGTATAGCAGTTGATGTGGTACTTACTGGTTTTTCCTAGCTGATCTGCCAGCCAGCTCCATAAGGGAGGGTACACACATGTTATTAACAAGACACCATTCATTTTCCGGTAGGAAGTCATTATTAGAAACATCCACAGAGTCTAGCCGTAGTTTCCATAAACTTAAAGGAAGCACTCGCAGATTATTCCCACTTGCTGAGAAAAAACGAAGGCTTGTCATTCTACCCATGTGTATTGGCAGAAGATGAAGTCCATTGTCGTCCAGCTTCAAATGTACAAGATTCTTGAAATTGCAAAACACAGAAGGTAGGGACTTGATACTGTTTTCCCTCAAGTCCAAAACCTTTAGGGACAGAGACAACATATTGCAGCATAGCCCCCAATGGAACTCTGTTAATCCATTATTCATAAGGTGAAGCTCACTTAGTTTCATACTTGCAATACCAAGCGGCAGTTCTTTAATGATGTTGCCATGGAGACTAAGATATGTGAGCTCCTTAAGCTTGGTTATTCTCCTGTCTACACATTTCATACTACAATTGGTCACTGATAGTCTTTGGAGGTTACCAGGAAATGGTTTTGTCAGAGGGTAGTCGGACTGCTGTTTAATTATAAGTTCTGTTTTTGGTTTTTCCAGGTCAGATGTTTTTGCTGGCAAAAGTGTAGACAATGCAACTCTTTCTATGTCTTTTGCACTGAGCTTTAGCAGGGAAAGGAAAGACTTCAGACTTGATGGATCTGCCTAAGGAAATTGCACACAAAACAAATTGCAATAACCTAAAATATATTGTAAtaccaaaatataataaaagcaTTTTATTTGTGAAGCAGATCCTCAAAATCTTTAAGAGAGATGATGATGAGATCTATGAGATCATCAAAAACTATTTCTTTCTTATCATGCTATTCAGTAGTCTCCATTCAATACCATGATGATGAATATCTTATCATGCTATTCAGTAGTCTCCATTCAATACCATGATGATGAATATCTTATCATGCTATTTAGTAGTCTCCATTCAATACCATGATGAAGAATATCAGTAGAGTATAAGTTGAAAGTGTGCTAAAAAAACATGGAAGGGTGATTTATAACACAAGCTCTTACCTTGCTTATAAATAGATCATGTGCGGGATCATTGAACCTGATGGTAGCTTTGCCAGTTTGGACAAATTTATTGAATATTTGGAGGATGTTACCATGAATCTAAGGatgaaaaaagaacaatatcaAATAAACATTCATTTCAAAagtaatgtgttttttttactatgaCAAATAAGGCTTTAGAGGTATTAAAAGATCCATTGGTGCCGACAACGTCCCCCCTACAACTTGAGAATTTAGACAAAAAATATGGGAGTTGAAGCTCACCAATTGACTCCCTGCCATAGTCTGCCCTAGCCATGAATCTTATTGGGGTACTGGATAAATCTTTAGACGCTCATCTTTATTGGTGCCCCCTTTCTTTTCACTGTGCATGTTTATAATAAGCAGTGGGAGATCGGGGAATTGTGACTTGCCTTGTACTTTGTGCCATTGCGTTCTTTTGCAGTGCACAGCATTAGACAAGCTGTAGCTTTGTCGCTGTTCCCTTTTTTACCGATCGCAAGTGAAGCTCGGACTGGCTTTCCCTGGTTTCGCGTCTGCCCTGACGCGCCAATACGAATAGCAATGCTAATATCACAGGTCAAACGCATTCTATATCAATGCTAGTTTTTTCTTGGATCAAATAGGCTCGACCAATGATCGCAAAGATCGTGGAATAAGTCAAATACGAAATAACATTTGTTGTCAGTCTTGGGAAACGTTTACAACAATTTTGCCGCCATATTTTGTGAGAACCATGTGACTAATCCAAACCAATTAGAAGCCTCAGATTTTTGAGGGCCTGTAATGTATCGACCAGCGGTGTTGAAGCATTTCCAAGTATAATACTTTATgacatgttattttttttattttgcaggAGGTTCCTTTCGCCGATATAAGTCATGAACAATTACATGAAGTATCATGCTCCCTAGTCGTCAATTATTAGGAAGGTGTTCTGAGCTTTTGAAGGTTTTTTGCTGATAATAAGTTTACAGTTTTCCCAATATGGCAGGCGTTATAACTGCATCTATTGTGACCGTACAGATCACTAGTAATATCACGTCTCTTGTATCGGAGAAACGATACGGCAAGGATATAACAATCGCTGCCTTGAAGGTAAAAACCTTTGTCAAATTGTACATTCTTCCTCTGCTATGATGAATACTTCGCCTTATTGTTACATGTTCCGCTTTTGTTCATAAAAGGATAACCAAGGAAGCCATGAAACCTAAAAGCTCTTGAATTACTTAAGCTTTTTTTGCTTCATAAATGAATCGCGTGTTGGATGAGTTTGTTTGTGTGGGTAGCGACAAGAAGCCTTGCTTTCCATTTTTCGCTAATTTGAAACGGGGAAGGTGTGGTTAATATAACAGGAAGAAATTTAGGTCATTAGGGGCAGGGGTGCAGCACAGGGGGGATGAGGGGCTGAAAAATTGTCATTAGCCCAAATGAAAAGCCTTCTATTTGTACTGAAAACAATTGctgtaaataaataatcacCCTGCCCCTCCCTTGCTTAAGTAACAAATGGTCCACCTGATCCCTGAACTAGAAATATATGAATTAAAATTGAGACTATTCCAGATATTATTGTACTGCTCTTCTCACACATTTGCCACCGAAATCCAGAGCAGTAGTGAGCCACTTGAGGGGGCACAATACTGGAACATTGcggaaatattgggggggggggtagtgccccaccccctgctagcGCAGAACTTGTGCAAATCCTCTATTAGAAAATTCTTGTGCACCCCTGCCTTCCTTGTTCATCTATTTATAATTTGTACCTTCCCCTCAAGGGCAAGTTAGAGCTGATAACTGGATGTTCATCAGCAAATGTGGACCTTCAGTTGTTTGACAAGGATGGCAAGCTTGTTGGAGTAATGGATAACGATGAGGCCATGTTGGGCTCCTATCCAGTGGATGATAACATGAGAATTCATGTAAGTGT encodes:
- the LOC5511981 gene encoding leucine-rich repeat protein 1, which codes for MRLTCDISIAIRIGASGQTRNQGKPVRASLAIGKKGNSDKATACLMLCTAKERNGTKYKIHGNILQIFNKFVQTGKATIRFNDPAHDLFISKADPSSLKSFLSLLKLSAKDIERVALSTLLPAKTSDLEKPKTELIIKQQSDYPLTKPFPGNLQRLSVTNCSMKCVDRRITKLKELTYLSLHGNIIKELPLGIASMKLSELHLMNNGLTEFHWGLCCNMLSLSLKVLDLRENSIKSLPSVFCNFKNLVHLKLDDNGLHLLPIHMGRMTSLRFFSASGNNLRVLPLSLWKLRLDSVDVSNNDFLPENEWCLVNNMCVPSLMELAGRSARKNHVGYSMKSLPLSLCTFLDNAKECSCGQVCFTSCIHYITKVNIHHIASTVVSAGPTQSLLPAEGYLCSQKCLLALHKSRARHVY